From the Actinomyces sp. zg-332 genome, the window GCTGGTCAAAGCATAGCCATCATCTTTTGTCTTTTCTAAAAATACATCATATTCTTCCAGCTCAAAATATAAGTCTGTTATTTCATAGCTTTCGATCTCATCATTCGTATAAACTTTATATTTATCATCTATTCCTGCCTTAACTTGTTTTAAATATAAGTAAGATTTTTCTTTATTTCCTAATTTTAAATACGTGTATGCTAATGCGAGCAGTAGGTTCATTCTATTGGGATATTTTATAAGCAAGTTTTCAACCTGTTCTTTACCCTGTATAAAATCTTAACTCATACAAAACGAAACTGCATAAGAGTACTCATACTTATATGCCTTCTAGTTCTACAGCCTTTTTAAGATAATTTTTAGCTCTTTCGAAATACAGTTTAGCTTTTTGGAAATCATGGCCTTGTCTAAGGACTTCCCCACCTCTAAAATCATTTTGCCATCTTATAAACTCAAGATAAGCTTTTCCATAATAGCTTTCAGGTAAAGCCTTACCAGTACCAATAGCTATATCAAGCCATCTATCTACATCATCTAAAAGATATTCTTCACGAAAGTACACAGCAATATTGCTAGCAAGCTGAGCTATTTAAGTATTTGTCATTTGTAACTTATATTTGTCATAGAAACTTTCAAGGATTCTTATTGATTTTTCAGCACTTCTTTCGATTTCAAACTTTACAGAAGCAAGTGTAGATATAGCAGAAACGTTTATAGGGTTTTCTTCTAGAGTGTGTATCAGAAAAACTTCCAACTCTTTTAGTGTTTTAACTAGTTCTTCTCATGCCTTATGCATTTCTTCGCGTGAGGTTTGGAAATAATTATTCTCACGAAGATAGCTGATTTTATTTACTAACACATCTAGTTCTTTTTCTTTAGACATACTTATTCCCATTATGAAAGCTTGCTCAATTGTTGATTTTATTAGCGTCTCATAACTACTTGGTCAGCATATATCTTACTATTTATGTACCGTATCATAAAATCAACTTTTACCTATTGCACATCAAGTTTCTGTCTTTAAGCTATATTAGTACCAATATGTACAAGCCATTATCTGGTAAATAAATAATTTTTACTACTTAAGAGTATCTTTACATATTATTTTAATAATCAATTCTAAGCTACGTATTTTCCTACTTTATTTCTCTATCAAAAACAATAATAATGAACTATTTTTAGGAAACTTACACCACAATTACTATCTAAACACGTTTATTTACTTACTTAGGATAAAAAGACCCATACCGCTTATAACTAGCACAATACCCATTATACCTAAAAATACACGATACCCTTTTTCTCCAAAAATAGACAAAATTATCCAAGGAATAGTTTTATTTCTACCACTTGGATTTTTTCTAACTACCCAGTCCCAGTCACGTATAGCTGCTATTAAAACAAGTATTCCAAAACCCATAAGTGGAAATTGGTAATAACTTTTTAATAATTCAGTTATTTTATCCATAATTTATTTCTCTATACTAACATCGTTGTTTCACTATATAAGTTATAAATTGTATTCAAAGTTTATACAGTTTTACTAAGCCCAAGTATATTTGAATAAACAAACTTTTACAAAACTTAAAAAACATTCTAAATACTTTGCTAATCACTTTGTAAGCTAAATGTTACTCCCTGTCTAACCGTTCAAACTATAAATTTATGAGTTTGTCACTCATATGCTTTTCAAAATATCTATATATTTGACTCAGCAAAACTCTGCGATAGTATTTACACTTTTCATATTTAATATTTTTATTTAAATCTAGATATATACTATTCTCTTTCTATCCCCTATTGTTCGCTTCCTAATTTTCATTATTATTTATAATTGCTTAATCGTAGTTATGTAGTAAAGTTTCTCAAAATCTAAAGTACGTTATACAAGTTCAGCAACTTCCAGTAGGAAAAGCCATTAAACAAAGAAAAAAGGACGGGAACCCGTCCTTTTTCTCACATAAAGTTTCAGCAAAACTCAAGAATTAGTCAATCTCTGCTGGGTTAGATGAAGCAAAAAGCTTTTGCTGTCTATCCAAAGCTGCCCTAATCAATCCTGCAAATAGAGGATGCGGACGAGTCGGACGTGATTTAAACTCTGGATGTGCTTGAGTAGCAACATAATATGGATGTACATCTGCTGGTAACTCAACGTACTCAACCAAAGTACCATCTGGAGAGGTACCACTAATACGCAAGCCAGCTTTTTCAATAGCATCGCGGTATTGATTATTTACTTCATAGCGATGACGATGACGTTCACTAACGTTTACTTCACCGTAAGCTTTGGCAACAACACTATCTTCAGCCAAAAGTGCTGGATAGTCTCCAAGACGCATAGTACCACCAAGATCTCCAGCTCCCTCAACAAAAGCAAGCTGTTCTTCCATAGTTGCAATCAAAGGCTCAGAAGTATTTGGATCAAATTCTGTAGATGAAGCTTTTTCCAAACCAGCAAGATTTCGAGCAACCTCTAGAACCATACACTGTAGTCCTAAACAAATACCCAAAGTAGGAACTTTGTTTTCTCTAGCCCAACGCAAAGCACCAATCTTGCCATCAATTCCACGGTTACCAAAACCACCAGGAACTAAAATTGCGTCAGCACCACCTAAAACACGAGTAGCACCCTCTAGAGTGTCGCAGTCATCAGCGGTAACCCAACGAATCTTTACTTTGGCCCAGTGAGCAAATCCACCAGCACGCAAAGCCTCAGTTACAGACAAATAAGCATCAGGTAGATCAATGTACTTACCAACTAATGCAACTTCTACCTCGTGCTTAGGAGAATGAACTCGCTCAAGCAAAGTATTCCATTTACTCCAGTCAACGTCATTTGCTCGCAAACCTAAACGTTTGACTACATAAGAGTCCAGTCCCTCACGGTTTAGCACTGATGGAATATCGTATATTGATGCAGCGTCCTTACAAGTAATAACAGCATTGCGGTCTACGTCGCACATTAGTGCAATCTTATTTTTAATACCCTCTGGAAGTTCTCTATCGGTTCTACAAATAAGTACATCAGGTTGAATACCAATTGAACGTAAAGAAGCAGCTGAGTGCTGAGTTGGCTTAGTCTTTAACTCACCAGCGGTTGGCAAATATGGAACTAGAGCTACATGCACGAATAAACAGTTATCTCTACCAAGTTCTTGACGGACTTGTCTAGCAGCTTCTAAAAACGGCAAAGATTCAATATCGCCCACAGTACCACCAATTTCAGTGATAATAACGTCTGGAGCTTCTTTACCTTGTTCTGGGAAAGCCTGTGAACGCATACGTTCTTTAATTTGATCGGTAATATGAGGAATAACTTGAACTGTGTCCCCTAGGTATTCACCACGTCGTTCTTTAGCAAGAACATTTTGGTACACTTGACCAGTGGTTGAATTGGCGTTACCTGATAGTTCTACATCTAAGAAACGTTCATAATGTCCGATATCTAAATCTGTTTCAGCACCATCATATGTAACGAACACTTCACCATGTTGAAAAGGATTCATAGTACCTGGATCAACATTAATATATGGGTCAAGTTTCTGCATTGCTACTCGTAAGCCACGAGCACGAAGTAAAGCACCCAAACTAGAAGCAGTTAAGCCCTTACCTAAAGAAGAAACAACGCCACCTGTAACAAAAATATGGCTAGGAATTTTATCGCCACAATACTTATTATTTGAACTTCTCATCATGGAACTCCAGTTTATCACAACACTCAAGAAAACTCTAACCATTGAGTAATAAATACTCAACAGTTACACACCTACTTTTACAAATCCCAATAAAGTTTTTGCCAAAATAAAGCTATATCGCATCTATCTTTCCAAGTATGGGCTATTTTTCGTCCAGATTCGCTATATTTACTCCACATTTGAGTATCATTTAGTAAAATTCTCAGTGATAATCCCATATTTTGCCAGTCACCTACATTGCATAAAATACCACCCTTTAAATCGGTAGTAGCATCGTATACTAAATCAGGAATTCCTCCACCAAAAGTAGAAATAATAGGTAGACCAGTTGCCATCGCTTCTTGCAAGACTAAAGGACACCCTTCCCATTTAGAAGTTAGCAGCATAACATCAGCAGCCCTCAAGAATACATCTACGTCTTCACGTCTACCAGCAAAAAATACTTTATTACCTGTATCTAAGTCTTTTAGCTCTTTCAAAATAGAGTCATCACCATCACCAATTACCACAAAGTTAGCGTCAATATCAGTATTTGCAATACGCACAATATCATCTATTGCCTTTTGTGGCGCTATTCTACACACACTCAAAATTAAAGGTTTGGAAACATCAAAATATTGTTTATCTTCTTCGCTGAAACTTTCAACTAGTTCAGCAAAATTCTTGTGACGTTCATCAAGGGAAAAATCTTTTTCTCCCAATAGTTGTGTAACCCTCGGAGCAAAAATCGGCGCTATAAAAGTATTTTTAGCTCCATATTTTTCAGCCTCTTCAACCAAATCAGAGGAAACAGCTGACATAATATTAGCGTGTTTAGCAACAATAGAGCGTGTAAAACGTGAAACAATTTCTTTTACTCCACTCAAAATAATTTTATTGTGCAAAGTTACGACTATTTTATATCTATCAGTTTTACGACAAGCCCATAAAACGAAAAAAGCAGCCTGATTACCATGTACATGAACAATATCACTTAAAGCAACATAGTGTCGGAAAGTTTTCATTGCTCTTATGAAAGAAGTTATTTTTTTAATAGAAAAGCCCAAACTAGGCCAAACAGTAGTGCAGTTTTTTATTTTAAAAGTTTTAGCAACTTCCTCAGGACATAGTATATGTACTTGCTCTCCAACTTTATCAAGATCTTCACTCAAAGATTTAACATGAGAACCAATACCACCTGTTGTATGACCTACTATTTGTAAAACTTTCATAACTTACTACCTAACATCTTATATCATCTACTATATTACTTATTTGTCCATTTTGAAGGCTTATAAAAGTTACTTCCTAGTACAAAAATACTTGGTAAAACTACCAGCAATAATACCAAAGCACTAGTAAAAGCATTCAATAAAGAACTTATAACGTCACTACCTGTAAATATGGTAGAACTTACGTATAAAGCTAATACAGTGCCTACAGCAAAGAAAGGAAAAACCTTTATAACATTCTTCATAACACTAAATAAAATATTCACTTCAATTTCTTTGCTAAGGTTTATTAACAACATTATACCTGCAATTGACATACCTATGCTTTGACCAATACCTAAAGCAAGCAAAGTATTTACAGAATCACCGCCATAAGGTGCAAACAAATGTACAAAAATTATTTGTGCAACAATTACACTTACCCATCCTATTACCGTACTTATTAGGGCTTTAGTAGGTGACTTTATGGCATATAAACACCTTGAAATATGAAATATTAAAGCAAAACCAACTAGCCCAGGTGACATATATATTAGCGATAATCCCATACCATCTACAGGAGTAAGCTTTTGAAATACCCCCTCTATACCACGTGAAGTTACCATCAGACCAGTCATACCTAGAACAGACAAAAATACAAGCAAGTTAGTTGATCCTACACAAATATTAGCAAAAGAATGCTTATCGTTATTAGCAGCATATTCGCTTATATAGGGGAAAACAGCTGTAGCAATAGGCACAGCTAGAATAGCATAAGGTAAAACATATACTGCTTGAGTGTACTGGAAAATATTCAAAGTTCCAATTTCCCCACCACTTTTAGCTAAAAACAGCGTTGTAAAAACACTAGCTTGCTGAGCAATAAGCGCACCAATTCCAGCAAATCCCAAAGCAAAAGCGTGCTTTACCATAACAGAATCAAGCTTAAATGTCAGTGTGAAGCGAACTCCTAACTTATATATAGGAATAATTAAAGGCATACTCAACATGAATACACCTAAAGTTGTGCCCCATCCTAATAAGTAGATATACACAGAAGAAATGTCTTTAGGATTAGTAATATTTGCAGTAAAATACCCAAAAAGATAATAGGTAGTGATAACTACGAATGAAGATAAAATTGGCATTAAAACAGGCCATAAGAACTTTTTATAAGACTGCAAAATCCCCGTAAAAATAACTCCGATACCGTAAAAAGGAATCTGTACAGCAAAAATTTTCAAGAACAACACAGTAAGAGCAGATTGCATTTCTTGATCGCTACCTTTAGATACAGGTAAAAGGGAATTTACGAATTCAGCTCCAAAAAATAACGCTAAAGCAATAGGAACAAGCAATGCTAATGTCCAGCATAGTAAAGCAGAAGAAATTCTGTTTACTTCACCATGCATTTTTTTTGAAATAGGAATAGCTAATAGCGGAATGGTAATACCAGCTAAAGCCCCGCCTGCAACAACTTCAAATAATACGTTAGGAATTTGGTTAGCACTGGCATAAGCATCGGCAACACTACCAGTACCAACATATGAAGCCTGAGCAATCCATCTTAGAAAACCAATTACTCGAGATAGAATTGTAAGAAAAGTTATTATTCCAATAGCTCCAAGTAAGCCTTTTACAGCATTTCCTTTTATCTGCTTGGATAATTGCTCACTACCCTTTACATCGTCTGTACTATGCAATGAGCTTTCAGATTCTAAAACATTACTGCTTGAAGAACCTTTGTTTTTCTGAGGATGAGAGGTGCTAGAGCTAGGACAAGTACCTAAGGCATCACTATCAGCAGAGTCTTTTGAGTTATCCATATTTGAAATTTGCATTTTTTCATTCATGGATACGTCCCATATCATCAAATTTTTTCAATACTTTATTAGAAGATATGATTTTAGAAAAACTAACTTTTTCACTAAGTAAATTCAAAGCAAGCACACCTAGTGCAACGAGCGATTTTATTCCACGTTTATTAACACTTGCAATTGCAACACCAACACTACTACCTAAAGCATTAGCACCAGTATCACCTAACATTGTTTTTTCAGACAAATCTGATGGCAAAGATGACGATATTGTACATAAGTTACTTATAGCTATATTTCTTGTATTACGATTAGAAAACAACAAACTAGCATTCATAAGAGCTGAAAACTTCAAACAACGTCCGGGACGTAAATCTAATAAGTTATGCAAATTAGCAGTGGAAGCAATTATTCCAGCATTTAGTAGATAATCGTAAACGTAGACTAAGTTATCTTTTTTCTTATTATGAGTGTGAGTTTTATTAGTTAGTATGAAAGAAGCTATACATGAGGCTGATGAGATACCTACAATTTTTAGCACACCTGTGGTTACTCTCCCCTTAGATAATGCAGCAAGGTGTCCTTTGAAACCTTTTATTTTCGTATCCCCCTCGCTCTTGCCATTATCTAAATCATCGATTAATCCAGATACTGTACTCATAGAAGTAGCAACGAGCATTGCTTTAGAGGCTTTGCGGTTATATATTCTAAATATTGGTAAAGCATTTATAACTAAGTTAGTACCAGTAACTATACCACCATATAAATTAACGTCACGATTTGCATAGTTTTTACGAATAAATTTACTAGTTTTAGTTTTAGGAATTATTATAGTTTCCAACGCTTTATGCGTAAGTGTAGTGGTGAGACTAGAAAATAAAAAAGATTTCAAAAATCCATTAGGTTTATTTTTTCTTTTATGTTTCTTAGCCATTTCATACCTCTTGCCATGCATTACAAGTAATTATACTTACTTCAAGAAATTATATTCTATATTATAGTGCAAATAAAAATGCTCTCTCGATAAAACTCGAAAGAGCATTTAAAATATGAGGAATATATTATTTTTTATATTAATGCTTCACTTTTTTCGGAACTACTATGTCTGATCCTGATTGGACACCATAGTTTTCTTTTGTTCCATTTATAGCATTAGATAGTGCGATAGGTAGACTTGTAGAACCAATAACTGTTCCGACACTATCTACAGTTGATATCTTTTCCTTGGCTCTAAGCTTTGTCAAGAAATCAGTATCATCAACAGCGTCACTAAATACTGTTCCACCCTTAGGTGCTTGAACTAGAACTTTTGAAAAATCAGTATCAAATGAAAGCAAAGACTCTAAATCATCGTTTGAAATAGAAATTTTCTTACCTAAAACATCGCGCTGATTTTCAAAGTTCTTTGGACCTAACACGACAATAGCATCAGCTGGTTCAGAAACTTCTGACATTTCTAGCATTGGATGAGATGAATCAACTAGTAAGTTCAAAAGCAAGCTGTTGTTTTCTTCCTTAGAAGTCAAAATCTGTAGTAGTGCTTTAGCAAATACTGAGTCCACACTAGCATCATGCTCAGGCTTTTCTTTCAAATATTGAGTTAACTGACCTGACAAACTTGTGCGGAATGGACGCTGTTTAGCAACAGTCCACTCTTTTTTAACTTTTGCCTTAGTAACTACTTTAGCACCAGCTTTTGAAAGGTTTTCTACAGCAAGATCGATGTCTTCATCTGCAGCGTATGGCAAAGCCACAACAGCGACTTTCACATCAGACAAAGTGTTTGGCAAAATGTCCTCAGCCATAGCACTAATATATGCGTTACGATTCTTCACATCAATTTGTGAGTTCTCTAGTTGTTTACGAGTAGCATCACGATCTGAACGTATGGAATCAACCTGTACTGATAAAGTGTCACCTAGCGGTGTACGTAAAGGCCCAGCCCCTAAAACAATACCTACCGCAAGGGCTAAAAATACTGATACTAAAGAAACAATATGGTAACGAAAATCAATCATTTTTATTCATTCTCTCTTACGTTGTAGGTACATGAGGAGCTAAACCTACTACTCCCCTCAAAAAGTTAATAAAGTTGTCTAACCACGCACCGCCAATACCTAGTAATGCTTGCCCAAATGGTGTAAATACAATTGCGACCCCTAGTGCAAGCAAACCTGCGGCTACTAACAAGAATAGTTGTTTAGAAGATATTCTGGAACGATATAGCCTTGATACACCCTTAGCGTCAACCAGCTTAGATCCAACACGTAAACGAGTTAGGAATGTAGATGCCATTCCAGCACGGCCTTTATCCAGAAATTCAATCAAAGTGACATGAGTACCAACGGCTACAATTAGCTCAGCCCCATTTTCGTCACCTAAAAGCATTGCAATATCTTCAGAAGTACCTGTGGCTGGAAATACAACATAATCCACATCTAGTGCTTCGACTCGTTCAAGACCAGGAGCTTTGCCATTGCGGTAAGCGTGCACAACAATTTCAGCCCCACAAGTCAGCGCTTTATCAGAAACAGAGTCCATATCTCCAACAATCATGTCAGGCTTTAACCCTGCTTCCAAGATTGCATCAGCACCACCATCTACACCAACCAAAATTGGCTTATATTCACGTATATATGGTCTAAGTGTAGCCAAGTCTTCTTTGTAGTTATATCCTCTAACTACAACAAGAACGTGCCTATCACGTAATTTAGTTTTAATTTGAGGAACACCGACACCATCTAATAACAAATCTTTTTCTCGACGCATATACTCCATTGTATTTGCTGCGAAAGCTTCAATCTGAGTTGATAGACCGGCACGTGCTTGTTCCATTGATTCTTCAATGCTTTCAGGAGTCTGTAGTACTCCAGCAGCTATCAACTTATCATCAGAGTAAATAGTATTGCCATCGATACGAACATACTGTCCCTCTGTAAGTTGCATAATATCAGGACCAAGATCATCAATTAGAGGAATGCCTGCATCTAATAAAATCTGTGGACCAAGATTAGGATATCTGCCTGATATTGACTTTTTTACATTTAGGACTGCCAATGGCTTACATCTAACTAAAGCTTCAGCTGAAACACGATCTAAATCTACGTGGTTTATAACAGCTACTTCGCCGTTTTCAAGACGCTTAGTTAAGTTCTTCGTTCGTTCGTCTACACGCACACGCGTTTGGTTATTGAGCGTTGCTGTAGGTCGCTTTCTTCTAAACACTTTCACTTCCTGAGATTCTTATTGTAAAGAACGTAGTAGTTCTTCTGCATGCATTTTAGCTGCCTGTAAATCTTTCTTCCCTGATAGCATTCTAGCTAATTCTATTACACGTTCGCTAGTTTTTATCTCTTTTACACTCGTAATATCAAACATTTTACCAACTTTATAGTGAATATCACCATATGCAGCTACTTGTGGTAGATGTGTTACTACTATAACTTGATGTGATTTTGACAGTTCTTTAAGACGATTTCCCACTTGTAATGCAGCCTCGCCTCCAATTCCAGCATCTATTTCATCAAAAATAAAGGTTTGTTTTCCTGTCTGAGACTTTTTAGCTAAAACTACTTCAATAGCGAGCATTATTCTGGAGAGTTCACCACCTGATGCTCCGTTTGCTATAGGCTGAGAGGCAATATTAGGGTGAGAAGTAAACTTCATCACCAACTCATTCAAACCATTTTGTGTAGGCTTAGGGTTTGGTATGAACTCAATACTAAATACAGCATCTTTCATGTTTAAAGTATGTAGCTCTGCAGTAACATTTTCACTGAAAACCTTAGCTAAATTCTTACGAGATTCTTCTAATATTTCTCCTTTTTCCACTAATACTTTTTTAGCGTTTTGAATATCAGTAATCAAGATTTCAAGTTTTAAATCTAAATTTTCATAAGCATCGTATTTACGGCGAATTTCTTCAATCCATTCAGCTAATTCTTGGGTAGTCGTAGCCCTATTTTTCATTAGCTTTCTTATATTGTTGTAACGTATATTAGCTTTTTCTATCTCTTGAGGATTGTATTGTATGCTAGATAAAAATTGGTTTAAACTTGAGTGTAGTTCTTTCACATCAATATAAATACTGCTTATTTGCTTGTAAAAGTTACTTATTTCGTAATTTTGTGAAGAAAAATGCTCCAGTATTGTTTTAGATTCGTGTAAATGTTCTAAAATTCCTTTATAAGTGTCTTCATTAGACAACACTGAATTTACGTATTGTAAATTTTTACTTATATCAGCAAGATTTGCATTTGAATCAATTATTTTACGTAAAGTTTCATCTTCATTTGGCTGTATCTGTAACTCATCGTATTTTTTCAATACTGACTCGTATACTTCATTTTGCATAGAAGTACTTTGTGCTTCTAGTTGAATAGTTTTATATTCATTTTGAAGTTTTTTAATATTCAAATAAGCCTGATAGTATTCTTGTAGCTTTACTTTATGCTCATTTGTGCCATAGTCGTCTATAGCTTGACGCTGAGCTTGTGCAGATTTTAATCTCATCTGATCTTGCTGACCATGAATAGTAACTATTTTGTTACCTAATTCTTGTAAAACTCCTGAGGGTACTGTTTTAGCGTTAATATAAGCTCTGGATTTTTTACTAGTAGATATTTTTCTACCAAATATTACATTTTCGTTTTCAATATCGTAGTCATTGTCTTGGATTGCTTTTAGAAAGTCACAGTTATCGCTTACTCGAAAAATTGCTTCTACATAGCTTTCTTCACAGCCAGATCTGATTATTTTTGAATCTGCTTTGCCACCCAATATCATCTTGATACTGTTTAAAAGCATACTCTTACCAGCACCTGTTTCACCTGTAATAACAGTCATTTTTTCACTAGGAATAATGGTAGCTTCTTTAATAACGCCTAGGTTCTCAATATTTATTTCTTCAATCATTGTTTTTCTTCTCAATCGTTGAAGTATTCGTTGAGGATTCACGCCAGCCATTAACAGGTAGATTAAACTTAGCTACAAGTCTTGCTGAGAAAGGAGTATCGTTCATACGTGCTACTTGGATAGGTGTTTTATCAGCAATAGCACATATTTGTGACCCTTCAGGTACGTCAATTGTTCTTATACCATCACAGCATATTGTCAAATTATCCCATTGGTTAGGTAGTACGCTAACTTGCAATTTAGATGTACTACTAACTATTAGAGGCCTAGTAAACAAAGCATGTGCTGCTAATGGAACTAGTACTAAAGCATCTACTCCTGGCCATACTACCGGTCCCCCCACAGAAAAAGCATAAGCAGTAGAACCTGTAGGGGTCGCAAAAATCACGCCATCACACCCAAAAGTTGAAATAGGTTCGCCATCTATACCTACGCTCAAATAAGCTGGATGTAAGTTATCTTTACGAATCAAAGCAGCTTCATTTAAAGCCCAGTTCTTTTCAATCGTTCCATCTGGTTTTTGAACCCGTATTTCAATAGTAGTTCTAGTTTCAATTGTGTAATCTTTATTAGCTATTTTTTCGACAACAGTAGATATATCTTCTGGATTCATCTCAGCTAGAAATCCAACATGACCCAAATTTATACCGATAAGTGGAACATTATATTCCCTAGCGTAATGAGCTGAAGAAAGTATGGAACCATCGCCACCTAGAACAAGAATTAGCTCAAAGTCCATATTTTTATTGCATTCTAAGTCATCGACAGATATGACTTCAATATTATAATTTGCTAGTTCACGTGTAGCTTTGATAGCTAATTCTTTAGCACTATCACGCATTTTATGCACTACCATTAAAACGCGTCTCATATTATTTCAACCTATCCCCAATTGGACCATTTTTTACAGCTTCATATATAGCTTTATCTAATCTATCACTTTCTAAGCCATTTTCGAAAGACTTATTCATAGCAAGGAAATATTCCACATTTCCACTAGGGCCAGGTAAGGGACTTGGAGCAACAGCGTAAATTTTTAAACCATTTTCTATAGCACACTGAGCTACAGTCTTTATTGCTTCCATGTGGTCTTTAGGGTTTTTAACAACACCACCATGTGGTAGTTTTTCCTTACCTACTTCAAACTGAGGTTTTACCATTAGTAAAAAATCACACTCTTTAGCAGATATACCAACTAAAGGTTCAATGAGTAAAGTCAAAGATATAAAAGATAAATCACCAACAATTATCTCAGGCGTATATTCTAAGTCAGCTTTAGTTATATAGCGAAGATTAGTCCTATCTTTAACGATGACTCTAGAATCGGATTGTAATTTCCAAGCTAGTTGCCCATATCCCACATCTGCAGCTATCACTTTTTCAGCATTATTTCTAAGCAATACATCGGTAAATCCTCCTGTTGATGCACCAGCATCAAGGCAAAGCTTTCCAGATATGTTAGG encodes:
- a CDS encoding NAD kinase is translated as MRRVLMVVHKMRDSAKELAIKATRELANYNIEVISVDDLECNKNMDFELILVLGGDGSILSSAHYAREYNVPLIGINLGHVGFLAEMNPEDISTVVEKIANKDYTIETRTTIEIRVQKPDGTIEKNWALNEAALIRKDNLHPAYLSVGIDGEPISTFGCDGVIFATPTGSTAYAFSVGGPVVWPGVDALVLVPLAAHALFTRPLIVSSTSKLQVSVLPNQWDNLTICCDGIRTIDVPEGSQICAIADKTPIQVARMNDTPFSARLVAKFNLPVNGWRESSTNTSTIEKKNND
- the recN gene encoding DNA repair protein RecN → MIEEINIENLGVIKEATIIPSEKMTVITGETGAGKSMLLNSIKMILGGKADSKIIRSGCEESYVEAIFRVSDNCDFLKAIQDNDYDIENENVIFGRKISTSKKSRAYINAKTVPSGVLQELGNKIVTIHGQQDQMRLKSAQAQRQAIDDYGTNEHKVKLQEYYQAYLNIKKLQNEYKTIQLEAQSTSMQNEVYESVLKKYDELQIQPNEDETLRKIIDSNANLADISKNLQYVNSVLSNEDTYKGILEHLHESKTILEHFSSQNYEISNFYKQISSIYIDVKELHSSLNQFLSSIQYNPQEIEKANIRYNNIRKLMKNRATTTQELAEWIEEIRRKYDAYENLDLKLEILITDIQNAKKVLVEKGEILEESRKNLAKVFSENVTAELHTLNMKDAVFSIEFIPNPKPTQNGLNELVMKFTSHPNIASQPIANGASGGELSRIMLAIEVVLAKKSQTGKQTFIFDEIDAGIGGEAALQVGNRLKELSKSHQVIVVTHLPQVAAYGDIHYKVGKMFDITSVKEIKTSERVIELARMLSGKKDLQAAKMHAEELLRSLQ
- a CDS encoding TlyA family RNA methyltransferase, with translation MAKLTRIDAELVRRGLARSRQHALQLIVDGLVYVDGGQVTKPARQISPAQAVVVKESAENDYVSRGAFKLAGALEYLGEKAPNISGKLCLDAGASTGGFTDVLLRNNAEKVIAADVGYGQLAWKLQSDSRVIVKDRTNLRYITKADLEYTPEIIVGDLSFISLTLLIEPLVGISAKECDFLLMVKPQFEVGKEKLPHGGVVKNPKDHMEAIKTVAQCAIENGLKIYAVAPSPLPGPSGNVEYFLAMNKSFENGLESDRLDKAIYEAVKNGPIGDRLK